From the genome of Bacteroides sp. MSB163, one region includes:
- a CDS encoding trypsin-like peptidase domain-containing protein — translation MKQTTKNILGVAAIVLLSSGVAGLTTYKMLQKNMPADSTSAFNEMFQQNPNVRLASYNAVDAQPVDLTQAAENSVHAVVHIRSTQASKVQEVEVRDPFSDFFGEFFGGRGGTQRRQVQTPERTGFGSGVIISKDGYIVTNNHVIAGADEISVTLNDNRQFKGRIIGTDEETDLALIKIEGDDFPTIPVGDSDALKVGEWVLAVGNPFNLTSTVTAGIVSAKARSLGMGQQTGKQSIESYIQTDAAINQGNSGGALVNAQGELIGINAALFSPTGSNTGYGFAIPTSIMKKVVADLKQFGTVQRVKLGVSVTALTEEPGDTQVADKAGKKLSDIKKEAREKYGVIDGLWVREIVEGSSASGSDIKVDDVIIGMDGKAIHKFADLQEILAKHRPGDKVQVKVMRDKKEKNIEVTLKNEQGTTKIVKNADMDILGAAFRPVPDELKKQLNLGYGLEVTGVSNGKMAEGGVRKGFIILKVNNIPMKTVEDLEKVMKEAAKTQEQVLFITGMFPSGKRGSYAVSVAQD, via the coding sequence ATGAAACAGACAACAAAAAACATTCTCGGGGTTGCGGCTATCGTACTTCTCAGTTCAGGAGTAGCAGGTTTAACCACCTATAAGATGCTGCAAAAAAATATGCCTGCTGATAGTACCAGTGCATTCAATGAAATGTTCCAGCAAAATCCGAACGTACGTTTGGCCTCTTATAATGCCGTTGATGCTCAACCTGTAGATTTGACGCAAGCAGCAGAAAATTCAGTTCATGCTGTGGTGCATATTCGTTCTACTCAGGCTTCCAAAGTTCAGGAAGTAGAAGTTAGAGATCCGTTCTCTGATTTCTTCGGTGAATTTTTCGGTGGTCGGGGCGGTACGCAAAGACGTCAGGTACAGACCCCTGAACGTACAGGTTTTGGTTCCGGTGTTATCATCTCTAAAGATGGATATATCGTAACGAACAATCACGTAATTGCAGGTGCAGATGAAATCAGTGTGACGTTGAATGACAACCGTCAGTTTAAAGGACGTATTATTGGTACGGATGAAGAGACAGACTTGGCTCTAATCAAGATAGAAGGTGATGATTTTCCGACTATTCCGGTAGGTGATTCCGATGCACTGAAAGTTGGTGAATGGGTGCTTGCTGTAGGTAACCCATTTAATCTGACTTCTACGGTGACTGCGGGTATTGTCAGTGCTAAAGCACGCTCTTTAGGTATGGGCCAGCAAACTGGTAAGCAGAGTATCGAGTCGTATATTCAGACTGATGCTGCAATTAATCAAGGTAATAGTGGTGGTGCATTGGTAAATGCTCAAGGTGAATTGATTGGTATCAACGCTGCTCTTTTCTCTCCGACTGGATCAAATACAGGTTATGGTTTTGCCATTCCTACCAGTATTATGAAGAAAGTAGTTGCTGATTTGAAGCAGTTTGGTACGGTACAACGTGTGAAATTGGGTGTGAGTGTAACAGCGCTTACTGAAGAGCCGGGCGACACACAGGTTGCTGATAAAGCTGGTAAGAAGTTGAGTGATATAAAGAAAGAAGCCAGAGAAAAATATGGTGTTATTGATGGTCTTTGGGTACGTGAAATCGTAGAGGGAAGTTCAGCTTCAGGTTCTGATATTAAAGTTGATGATGTAATCATTGGCATGGATGGTAAGGCTATTCATAAATTTGCCGACTTGCAGGAAATTTTGGCAAAACATCGTCCAGGAGATAAGGTGCAAGTGAAAGTGATGCGTGATAAGAAAGAAAAGAATATAGAAGTTACGCTGAAGAATGAACAAGGTACTACGAAGATTGTGAAGAATGCCGATATGGATATTCTTGGTGCCGCATTCCGCCCTGTACCCGATGAATTGAAGAAACAATTGAATCTGGGTTATGGTCTTGAAGTAACCGGTGTTAGCAATGGTAAGATGGCAGAAGGTGGCGTCCGTAAAGGTTTCATTATCCTAAAGGTGAATAATATACCGATGAAGACCGTGGAAGACTTGGAGAAAGTGATGAAAGAAGCAGCTAAGACTCAGGAACAGGTTCTGTTCATTACAGGTATGTTCCCCTCTGGAAAACGTGGCAGTTATGCAGTAAGTGTCGCTCAGGATTAA
- a CDS encoding nitroreductase family protein, whose translation MDFLQLVASRQSDRAYDMTRPVEPEKLERILEAARLAPSACNAQPWKFVVINDPELSVKVGKATAGLGMNKFAKDAPVHILVVEESMNVTSFLGAKIKDKYFPLIDIGIATAHITLAAESEGLGSCILGWFDEKEIKKLTGIPSSKRLLLVITIGYSVKEKRKKARKPKEKVVSYNKY comes from the coding sequence ATGGACTTTTTACAATTAGTAGCCTCCCGTCAGAGTGACCGCGCTTATGATATGACGCGTCCTGTAGAGCCCGAGAAGCTGGAACGGATACTGGAAGCTGCCCGTCTGGCACCATCGGCTTGTAATGCGCAACCGTGGAAGTTTGTCGTAATCAATGATCCCGAACTTTCCGTTAAAGTAGGCAAAGCTACTGCCGGACTGGGGATGAATAAATTTGCTAAGGATGCTCCCGTTCATATTCTGGTTGTGGAAGAATCGATGAATGTCACTTCATTTCTGGGTGCAAAGATTAAGGATAAGTATTTCCCCTTGATAGATATAGGTATTGCCACGGCTCATATCACTTTAGCTGCCGAGAGTGAGGGATTAGGTTCTTGTATTCTTGGCTGGTTTGATGAGAAAGAGATTAAGAAGCTGACCGGTATTCCATCTTCTAAGCGCTTGCTATTGGTTATCACCATCGGCTACTCTGTAAAAGAGAAGAGAAAGAAGGCGAGGAAACCGAAGGAAAAGGTGGTTTCTTACAATAAATACTGA
- a CDS encoding NlpC/P60 family protein produces MKKLIPIVSLFLFVSLYSVASEIGDRTIPADVAQLSDSLKRQYASDKRVALFDVDYSFSGKNVMLRGVTTSAEAKAALLNGLSKADYQVMDCLQVLPDEAALEGKTYGIIKVSVSNLRVDPDFSSEMMTQGLMGMPVRILQRDGWYRIQTPDNYIAWVHRVGIHPVTKEELHAWNAVEKIVVTSHYGFVYSEPNQASQTVSDVVAGNRLKWEGTKGAFYKVAYPDGRTGYISKSISMPEKKWRAALKQDAASIICTAHTLMGVPYLWAGTSSKGIDCSGFMRTILFIHDIIIPRDASQQAYVGEHIDIAPDFSNLQPGDLIFFGRKATADRKERVVHVGMYIGNKRFIHSQGDVHVSSFDSADELFDEYNLGRLLFATRVLPYINKEASLNTTETNPYYK; encoded by the coding sequence ATGAAGAAACTTATTCCTATCGTATCCCTGTTTCTTTTTGTTTCGTTGTATTCGGTAGCTTCGGAAATCGGAGACAGGACTATTCCTGCGGATGTAGCACAGTTGTCCGACAGCTTGAAGCGTCAGTATGCTTCTGATAAGCGGGTGGCACTCTTTGATGTAGATTATTCCTTTTCCGGTAAAAATGTGATGTTACGTGGTGTGACTACTTCGGCCGAGGCGAAAGCTGCATTACTGAACGGGTTGTCGAAAGCTGACTATCAAGTAATGGACTGCTTACAGGTGTTGCCGGATGAGGCTGCACTGGAAGGAAAAACTTATGGTATCATAAAAGTATCGGTGTCCAATCTTAGGGTTGATCCTGACTTTTCATCCGAAATGATGACCCAGGGATTGATGGGAATGCCTGTCCGCATATTACAGCGCGACGGTTGGTATCGCATTCAGACACCGGATAATTATATCGCTTGGGTACATCGTGTAGGTATTCATCCGGTAACGAAAGAAGAACTTCATGCTTGGAACGCAGTAGAGAAGATTGTGGTGACTTCTCATTACGGGTTTGTGTATTCTGAACCCAATCAGGCTTCGCAGACTGTTTCGGATGTAGTTGCAGGCAATCGCTTGAAGTGGGAGGGAACGAAAGGTGCATTCTATAAGGTTGCATATCCTGACGGGCGGACCGGCTATATTTCCAAATCTATCTCCATGCCGGAAAAGAAATGGCGTGCCGCTTTGAAACAGGATGCTGCCAGCATTATTTGCACGGCACATACGCTGATGGGAGTTCCTTATCTTTGGGCAGGCACTTCTTCCAAAGGGATAGATTGCAGTGGTTTTATGCGTACCATTCTTTTCATTCATGATATCATCATTCCTCGAGATGCTTCACAGCAAGCGTATGTAGGCGAGCATATTGATATCGCTCCTGATTTCAGCAACCTGCAACCGGGCGACTTGATCTTCTTCGGACGTAAAGCTACAGCAGATCGTAAAGAACGTGTGGTGCATGTAGGAATGTATATTGGTAACAAACGTTTCATTCACTCGCAAGGTGATGTACATGTCAGCAGTTTTGATTCTGCCGATGAACTTTTTGATGAATATAACCTTGGACGTCTTCTGTTTGCTACGCGCGTGTTACCTTATATAAATAAGGAAGCATCCTTGAATACTACGGAAACGAATCCTTACTATAAATAA
- the pstB gene encoding phosphate ABC transporter ATP-binding protein PstB encodes MMGKIEANNVNFWYGDFHALKGISMSIEERSVVAFIGPSGCGKSTFLRLFNRMNDLIPNTRLTGEIHIDGKDIYGKDIQVDELRKKVGMVFQRPNPFPKSIFENVAYGLRVNGVTDNSFIRQRVEESLRGAALWEEVKDKLKVSAYALSGGQQQRLCIARAMAVSPSVLLMDEPASALDPISTAKVEELIHELKEQYTIVIVTHNMQQAARVSDKTAFFYLGQMVEFDDTKKIFTNPEKVETQNYITGRFG; translated from the coding sequence ATGATGGGTAAAATAGAAGCAAATAATGTAAACTTCTGGTATGGCGACTTTCATGCTCTGAAAGGTATCAGTATGTCGATAGAAGAACGTTCGGTGGTAGCCTTTATCGGTCCTTCGGGATGCGGTAAGTCCACTTTTCTGCGGTTATTCAACCGTATGAACGATCTGATTCCCAATACCCGCCTGACAGGTGAAATCCATATTGACGGAAAGGATATCTACGGAAAAGATATCCAGGTGGATGAGCTCCGTAAGAAAGTAGGTATGGTGTTCCAGCGTCCCAATCCTTTTCCAAAAAGTATTTTCGAGAATGTGGCCTATGGTCTTCGGGTGAACGGGGTGACGGACAATAGTTTTATCCGTCAGCGTGTGGAAGAGTCCTTGAGGGGTGCCGCCTTGTGGGAAGAAGTAAAGGATAAGCTGAAGGTTTCCGCTTATGCACTTTCCGGCGGACAACAGCAACGCCTCTGTATAGCCCGCGCCATGGCTGTGTCTCCCTCCGTATTGCTGATGGACGAGCCGGCTTCTGCGCTCGATCCTATTTCTACGGCTAAAGTAGAGGAGCTTATTCACGAGTTGAAGGAACAGTATACAATTGTTATCGTTACACACAATATGCAGCAGGCTGCACGCGTTAGTGATAAAACAGCATTCTTCTATTTGGGGCAAATGGTGGAATTTGACGATACTAAGAAGATATTTACGAACCCCGAGAAAGTGGAGACTCAGAACTATATTACGGGACGTTTTGGGTAA
- the phoU gene encoding phosphate signaling complex protein PhoU yields MVKFIESELVLLKKEIDEMWTLVYNQLDRAGEAVLTFDRELAQQVLVRERRVNALELKIDSDVEDIIALYNPVAIDLRFVLAMLKINTNLERLGDFAEGIARFVLNCKEPVLDPDLLKQLRLEEMQAQVLAMLELAKKALQEESQDLATSVFAKDNLLDEINAEATTILAGYIAKHPDSVLPCLNLVSVFRKLERSGDHITNIAEEIVFFIDAKVLKHSGKTDEHYPLSKK; encoded by the coding sequence ATGGTAAAGTTTATCGAATCGGAACTCGTCTTACTTAAAAAGGAAATAGACGAAATGTGGACCTTAGTGTATAACCAGCTCGACCGGGCAGGGGAGGCAGTCCTGACCTTCGACCGCGAACTGGCGCAGCAAGTGTTGGTGCGCGAACGTCGCGTGAATGCCTTGGAATTGAAAATAGACAGTGACGTAGAAGATATTATCGCCCTGTATAATCCCGTAGCCATTGATCTGCGTTTTGTGCTTGCCATGTTGAAGATCAATACAAACCTGGAACGGTTGGGGGACTTTGCCGAAGGTATAGCCCGTTTCGTGCTGAACTGTAAAGAGCCTGTCCTCGATCCGGACCTTTTGAAGCAATTACGTCTGGAAGAAATGCAGGCGCAAGTGCTTGCCATGCTGGAACTTGCCAAAAAGGCTCTTCAGGAAGAGAGTCAGGATCTGGCAACTTCAGTCTTTGCTAAAGACAATTTGCTGGATGAAATAAACGCTGAAGCCACTACCATTCTGGCAGGTTATATTGCTAAACATCCGGACAGTGTTCTTCCTTGCCTGAACCTGGTAAGTGTCTTCCGCAAGTTGGAGCGTTCCGGCGACCATATTACCAACATTGCCGAAGAAATAGTCTTCTTTATCGATGCGAAAGTGTTAAAACATAGCGGAAAAACGGACGAACATTATCCTTTAAGCAAGAAATGA
- a CDS encoding sigma-70 family RNA polymerase sigma factor, with protein MRQLKITKSITNRESASLDKYLQEIGREDLITVEEEVELAQRIRKGDRIALEKLTRANLRFVVSVAKQYQNQGLSLPDLINEGNLGLIKAAEKFDETRGFKFISYAVWWIRQSILQALAEQSRIVRLPLNQVGSLNKISKAFSKFEQENERRPSPEELADELEIPVDKISDTLKVSGRHISVDAPFVEGEDNSLLDVLVNDDSPMADRSLVNESLAREIDRALSTLTDREKEIIQMFFGIGQQEMTLEEIGDKFGLTRERVRQIKEKAIRRLRQSNRSKLLKSYLG; from the coding sequence ATGAGACAACTTAAGATTACAAAAAGTATCACTAACAGAGAGAGCGCTTCTCTTGACAAGTATTTGCAGGAAATCGGTCGCGAAGACCTCATAACTGTCGAAGAGGAGGTAGAGCTCGCTCAACGCATCCGCAAGGGTGACCGTATCGCACTGGAGAAGTTGACACGTGCCAATCTGCGTTTCGTTGTATCTGTGGCCAAGCAGTACCAGAACCAAGGTTTGAGTTTGCCCGACTTGATTAACGAGGGTAATTTAGGACTGATCAAGGCCGCCGAAAAGTTCGATGAAACACGTGGTTTCAAATTCATCAGTTATGCAGTATGGTGGATACGTCAGTCCATTTTGCAGGCTTTGGCAGAGCAGTCGCGTATCGTACGTCTTCCGTTGAATCAGGTAGGCTCGCTGAATAAAATCAGCAAAGCATTCTCCAAGTTCGAACAGGAAAATGAACGTCGCCCGTCTCCCGAAGAGTTGGCAGATGAACTGGAAATCCCTGTTGATAAAATCTCCGATACGCTGAAGGTATCCGGACGCCACATTTCGGTGGACGCACCTTTTGTAGAAGGAGAAGACAACAGCTTGCTGGATGTGTTGGTAAACGACGACTCTCCTATGGCGGATCGCTCTTTGGTGAACGAGTCTCTTGCGAGGGAAATTGATAGAGCACTTTCTACGTTAACCGATAGGGAAAAAGAAATCATACAGATGTTTTTCGGTATCGGACAACAGGAAATGACATTAGAAGAAATCGGCGACAAATTCGGTTTGACCCGTGAACGTGTACGCCAGATTAAGGAAAAAGCAATTAGAAGATTAAGACAAAGTAATCGTAGTAAATTGCTCAAGTCTTATTTAGGATAA
- a CDS encoding dipeptide epimerase: MQNRRDFLKTAAFAALGSGVVINDVFGGESALKLFNINKSGVNARMKLRFFQYELKLRHVFTVATYSRTTTPDVQVEIEYDGVIGYGEASMPPYLQKELGTMESVLAFLKKVQDIIGQFPDPFQLEDILAYVDKLSPGDAAAKAAVDIALHDLVGKLLRAPWYKIWGLDKEKAPSTTFTIGIDTPDVVREKTRECAEQFNILKVKLGRENDKEMIETIRSVTDLPIAVDANQGWTDKHYAIDMIQWLKEKGIVMIEQPMPKNQLDDIAWVTQQSPLPIFADESLQRLSDVAGLKDAFHGINIKLMKCTGMREGWKMVTLARALGMKVMVGCMTETSCACSAAAQFSPAVDFADLDGNLLIANDRFKGMEVVKGKITLPDLPGIGVVKL; this comes from the coding sequence ATGCAAAACAGAAGAGATTTCCTGAAAACAGCTGCTTTTGCCGCATTGGGTTCCGGTGTGGTTATCAATGATGTGTTTGGAGGAGAAAGTGCTCTAAAACTGTTCAATATCAATAAAAGTGGTGTGAATGCCAGGATGAAATTGCGCTTCTTTCAATATGAGTTGAAGTTACGTCATGTTTTTACAGTGGCTACTTACTCACGCACTACCACTCCTGATGTGCAAGTAGAGATAGAGTACGATGGTGTTATCGGTTATGGTGAAGCTTCCATGCCGCCTTATTTACAGAAAGAACTGGGTACGATGGAAAGTGTACTGGCTTTTCTGAAAAAAGTTCAGGATATCATTGGACAGTTTCCCGATCCTTTCCAATTGGAAGATATTCTCGCTTATGTAGATAAGCTTTCACCGGGAGATGCCGCCGCTAAAGCTGCTGTAGATATTGCTTTGCACGATCTTGTGGGCAAATTGCTGAGAGCTCCGTGGTATAAGATATGGGGATTGGATAAGGAAAAAGCTCCTTCGACCACTTTTACCATTGGTATCGATACGCCGGATGTGGTACGGGAAAAAACAAGAGAATGTGCTGAGCAATTCAATATTCTCAAAGTAAAGCTGGGGCGTGAAAATGATAAAGAAATGATCGAAACAATCCGTTCGGTGACCGACCTGCCTATTGCCGTTGATGCCAATCAAGGTTGGACGGATAAGCATTATGCCATTGATATGATACAATGGTTGAAAGAAAAAGGGATTGTCATGATTGAGCAGCCGATGCCTAAAAACCAGTTGGATGATATTGCCTGGGTGACACAACAGAGTCCGTTGCCTATCTTTGCTGATGAATCTTTGCAGCGTTTGAGTGATGTGGCCGGTCTGAAAGATGCATTTCATGGCATCAATATCAAGTTGATGAAATGTACCGGTATGCGTGAAGGCTGGAAGATGGTAACATTAGCACGTGCTTTGGGTATGAAAGTGATGGTGGGCTGTATGACGGAAACATCCTGTGCTTGCTCTGCTGCTGCCCAGTTTTCTCCTGCGGTTGACTTTGCTGATCTGGATGGCAATCTGCTTATTGCCAACGACCGTTTCAAGGGAATGGAGGTCGTAAAGGGTAAGATCACGTTACCTGATTTGCCAGGCATCGGAGTAGTGAAACTGTAA
- a CDS encoding riboflavin synthase, with translation MFSGIVEECATLVALVKEQENVHFTFKCSFVNELKIDQSVSHNGVCLTVVSMTEDTYTVTAMKETLERSNLGLLNVGDKVNVERSMMMNGRLDGHIVQGHVDQTATCISVEDAEGSYYFTFRYAFDKEMAKRGYITVDKGSVTVNGVSLTVCNPTDDTFQVAIIPYTFEYTNFHDIKVDSVVNIEFDIIGKYISRMLQFK, from the coding sequence ATGTTTTCCGGAATAGTAGAAGAATGTGCCACTCTTGTGGCATTGGTAAAAGAACAAGAGAACGTACACTTCACGTTCAAGTGCTCATTTGTAAATGAATTGAAGATAGACCAGAGTGTATCTCATAACGGTGTATGCCTCACGGTAGTCAGCATGACAGAGGATACCTATACGGTTACAGCCATGAAGGAAACATTGGAGCGCTCCAACCTCGGGCTGTTGAACGTAGGAGACAAGGTGAATGTAGAGCGCAGTATGATGATGAACGGTCGCCTCGACGGACATATTGTGCAGGGGCATGTAGATCAGACTGCCACCTGTATCAGTGTAGAAGATGCCGAAGGAAGTTATTACTTCACTTTCCGGTATGCTTTCGATAAGGAGATGGCAAAGCGGGGATACATTACAGTGGATAAAGGCTCTGTAACGGTGAATGGTGTCAGCCTGACGGTGTGTAATCCAACGGACGATACTTTCCAGGTAGCTATCATTCCTTATACTTTCGAATATACCAATTTTCACGATATCAAAGTTGATAGCGTAGTGAACATTGAATTTGACATTATCGGCAAATATATCAGTCGGATGCTCCAGTTTAAATAA
- a CDS encoding YihY/virulence factor BrkB family protein, with the protein MNKRITALWKFLTYDIWRITEDEVTKTTFSLYNIIKTIYLCINRFTKDRLVNNASALTYSTLLAIVPILAILFAIARGFGFSNLMENQVRMGFGGHNQTTEVILQFVDSYLSETKSGIFIGVGLIMLLWTVINLITNIEITFNRIWQIKKARSMYRKITDYFSMFLLMPILIVISGGLSIFMSTTLKYIEDFVLLAPILKFLIRLIPFALTWFMFTGLYIYMPNTKVKFKHALIAGVLAGTAHQAFQFLYISGQLWVSRYNAIYGSFAALPLFLLWLQISWTICLFGAELTYAGQNIRNFSFDKDTKNISRRYRDFVAILIMSLIAKRFEENAKPYTAEEISEECQIPIRLTHQTLYELQEINLLHEVVDENNEDIGYQPSMDINKMNVALLLDRLDTHGSEDFKIDKDKEFSEQWEVLMNAREEYYKSASHVLLKNL; encoded by the coding sequence ATGAATAAACGTATTACTGCCCTTTGGAAATTTCTTACATACGACATCTGGCGTATTACAGAGGATGAAGTCACCAAAACGACTTTTTCCCTCTACAATATAATCAAAACCATTTATTTATGTATCAACCGCTTCACCAAGGACAGACTAGTAAACAATGCCTCTGCATTGACTTATAGCACTTTGCTTGCCATTGTCCCTATACTTGCCATATTATTTGCCATAGCACGTGGGTTCGGCTTCTCCAATCTGATGGAGAATCAGGTGCGAATGGGATTCGGAGGGCATAACCAGACCACAGAAGTCATCCTCCAATTCGTAGACTCTTATCTTTCTGAAACTAAAAGCGGCATATTTATCGGAGTAGGTTTAATTATGTTGCTATGGACAGTTATCAACCTGATCACCAATATTGAAATAACCTTCAACCGCATCTGGCAAATAAAAAAGGCACGAAGTATGTACCGTAAAATTACGGACTATTTCTCCATGTTCCTACTGATGCCTATCTTGATTGTAATTTCGGGTGGTCTCTCCATCTTCATGAGCACAACGCTGAAGTACATTGAAGACTTTGTACTGCTTGCCCCTATCCTGAAATTCCTGATCCGCCTCATACCTTTTGCTTTGACCTGGTTCATGTTTACAGGATTATACATATATATGCCGAATACTAAAGTGAAGTTCAAGCATGCGCTCATTGCGGGGGTTCTTGCAGGAACGGCACACCAGGCATTCCAGTTTCTATACATCAGTGGTCAGTTGTGGGTATCGCGTTACAATGCTATTTATGGTAGTTTCGCCGCCCTTCCCCTATTCCTGCTATGGCTACAAATATCGTGGACAATCTGCCTGTTTGGTGCAGAACTGACGTATGCGGGACAAAACATACGGAACTTCAGTTTTGACAAAGACACCAAAAATATCAGCCGGAGGTATCGGGATTTCGTGGCTATCCTTATCATGTCCCTCATTGCCAAAAGATTTGAGGAGAATGCAAAACCATATACAGCAGAAGAAATATCCGAAGAATGTCAGATACCGATCCGGTTGACACACCAGACTTTATATGAGTTACAGGAGATAAACCTATTGCATGAAGTAGTGGACGAAAATAATGAAGATATCGGCTATCAACCCTCCATGGACATCAATAAAATGAACGTCGCTCTGCTGTTAGACAGACTGGACACGCATGGTTCGGAGGATTTCAAAATAGATAAGGACAAGGAGTTCAGCGAACAATGGGAAGTATTAATGAATGCACGGGAAGAATATTACAAAAGTGCAAGCCATGTGCTACTGAAAAATCTTTAA
- a CDS encoding clostripain-related cysteine peptidase, with protein MKTKFYFFLWVCLSALLVACEHEESDTSFKGTRTILAYIAADNTLASFASLDLAEMKAGMAKVQDSNVHFLVYIDDGKSPRLLELKNEKGSVVETVVETYESRNSVGVSETQEVFVKVFSNSKYQADSYGLVYWSHGDGWLPYPLRAGTRWVGQDKGNGDNRMNISEFVEILKSAPHFDFILFDACFMQAVEVAYELRDYTDYCIGSPTEIPGPGASYDAVVPAMFSAEDAAVNVAKAYYEPYAAKYNEGKGLSNSNWTAGASVCALRTDKLVDLARVTKQVLSGVVDNAHLRSLIFNYDKRSSLDGAVGYYDMANMMKKITDDSAYVIWRQAFDVAVTYWATTSMNYSAFADMFSMEGTNGVSCYIPSVSNTVTDKAYRSTEWYTSAGFAALGW; from the coding sequence ATGAAAACGAAATTTTACTTCTTTTTATGGGTTTGTCTCTCTGCATTGCTGGTTGCATGTGAACATGAGGAATCGGATACGTCTTTCAAAGGAACTCGTACGATTCTTGCATATATTGCGGCGGATAATACCCTTGCTTCATTTGCTTCTTTGGATTTAGCGGAGATGAAAGCGGGTATGGCGAAAGTTCAAGACTCCAATGTGCATTTTCTGGTTTATATAGATGATGGTAAATCTCCTCGTCTGCTTGAACTGAAGAATGAAAAAGGATCGGTAGTGGAGACGGTGGTGGAAACTTATGAAAGCCGTAACTCTGTAGGTGTATCTGAAACGCAGGAAGTTTTTGTAAAAGTCTTTTCGAATTCCAAATATCAGGCTGACAGTTATGGATTGGTTTATTGGTCACATGGTGATGGGTGGCTGCCTTATCCGTTGCGTGCTGGTACTCGTTGGGTAGGCCAGGATAAAGGTAATGGTGATAATAGAATGAATATCTCTGAATTTGTTGAGATATTAAAGTCTGCTCCTCATTTTGATTTTATATTGTTCGATGCTTGTTTCATGCAGGCAGTGGAGGTTGCCTATGAGTTGCGTGATTATACGGATTATTGTATAGGTTCTCCGACTGAAATTCCAGGTCCTGGTGCTTCGTATGACGCTGTTGTTCCTGCTATGTTTTCTGCTGAGGATGCGGCAGTGAATGTTGCTAAGGCCTATTATGAACCTTATGCGGCTAAATATAATGAAGGTAAAGGCTTATCAAATAGCAATTGGACAGCGGGCGCCTCTGTGTGTGCGCTGAGAACAGATAAATTGGTTGATTTGGCAAGAGTTACAAAACAGGTGTTATCTGGAGTAGTTGATAATGCACACTTGCGCAGTTTGATTTTTAATTATGATAAACGTTCTAGTTTGGATGGGGCTGTAGGTTACTATGATATGGCAAATATGATGAAAAAAATCACTGATGATAGTGCTTATGTAATATGGAGGCAAGCTTTTGATGTAGCTGTAACATATTGGGCGACTACTTCTATGAATTATTCCGCTTTTGCTGATATGTTTTCTATGGAAGGCACTAATGGGGTGTCCTGTTATATCCCTTCAGTATCTAATACCGTTACTGATAAAGCATATCGTTCTACTGAGTGGTATACATCTGCCGGCTTTGCTGCATTAGGCTGGTAA